The genome window TTAGTGCAGCATTCAATGCTATGCAACTACAGTATACAGATCCAAACTCATATATGGACACCGGGGCTGAGCAACACATTACTGATACCCGAGGTATGATCAAACATCCTAGTTCTTTTCCTGTTCACACTAAATTACTTGTTGGCAATGGCAATGTTTTACCTATTGAGGGTTCTGGTATGGGCTTTCTTCCTATTCACAACCGTACATACATCTTACCCGACATACTTTATAGTCCACAAATCATTAAAAAGCTTTTATCTGTTCGAAAATTTACCCAATGATAATAATGTTTCAATTGAATTTGACCCTTTTGGTTTTTCCTTGAAGGACCTCAAAACGGGACGCCTCCTGTCCCGCCACAATAGCACGGGCAACCTTTTATCTAGTCACTCCACCAACACTTCCGCCTTAAGCATGCTCTATCACCTCCACTTCTTTACCTTGGCATGATCGACTTGGACACCCTGGCGCTCAAGTTTTAGATCTTCTCAGTAGTCGTTTTAATTTTTCTTGTAATAAAACTCGTAGTTCTAATTTTTGCAATTCTTGTCATTTGTCGAATAGTAAACGTTTGTCATTCTATGAATCAAATTCATTTACCTTTACTCCATTCAACATTATACATTGTGATTTGTGGACTTCCCCAATTCCTAGGAAAACAGGATATAAATACTACATGGTATCAATCGATAATTTTTCACACTTTATCTAGGTTTATCCTTTAAAATATAAATCTGACACCTTCCCCACCTTTGCCAAATTTCACAAAATGATTGCCACCCAATTCAATCGTCATATCAAAACCTTCCAATGTGATTTGGGGGGGTGAATTTGACAACCATGCCTTTAAAAACTTCGCAACCCATCACTGCCTATTGTTTCTTTTTTCTTGCCCTCAAACATCTTCACAAAACGGTCGTGCTGAACGAATGATTCGTCGCCTAAACGACATCATTCATGTTTTGCTCACTCATGCCCACCTACCACCTAGTTTTTGGGTCGAAGCCTTACATACTGCAGCCTACCTTAACAATATTCTACCCACCAAACGCATTAACTTCTTCACCCCTACCTTTGCTTTACACCTTCGCCATCCGACGTATGACCACTTACGTGTCTTCGGGTGTGCTTGCTACTCCAATTCCTCGGCCACTCAACCTCGTAAACTTCACACCCGATCCGTTTGGTGCATCTTTCTCGAACATCCTCCTGATTTTCGAGGCTATCGATGCTTCGATCCCACCACGGGCAAAGTCATCATTTCCCGTCATGTTACCTTTGATGAGACCACCTTTCCTTACACCATTCCTACACCTCCTACCATCTACAATTTTCTTGACGACCTACCACCAGGCTTTACTTTTACCCGACCCACATCCCTGCCTATACCCAAACCACCTAAACTGTCCCTACACTCGACATCCCCATTCCCGATTACCTATACCCGACAACCGAGACTAGTCGTCCCTGTTCCCGCACATGCTTCTCCAGCTCAGCCGGTTCCCAGTTCCCAGATCGTCTGTTAGCCACACGGCTGCCACCACGTCAGCCTCAGCAGCCAGCCACAAGGCTGCCACGTCTACTGTCCCGGTCCCACCTGATCCTCAGCCCACCGCCCCTTCTCACACCAACACCCATCCCATGACCACCCGTTCCAAAGCTAAACACTCTTCTCACCTCCAATATCTCTCATGTCACTACTTCCTACTCCAAAGCCTTTCCCAACCCCCATTGGTTGCATGCCATGCAAGCAGAGTTTAGTGCGTTACAGGTTAATGATACTTGGGAATTGGTCCCAAGTCCGGTTGACAAACCAGTTATCCGCTGCATGTGGTTATTTCGCCACAAATTTAAATCTGATGGTTCACTTGAGAGGTATAAGGCTCGGTCAGTTGTGAACGAGACAGTGGGCATTGACTGTGATGAGACATTTTGTCCGGTTGTTAAACCGGCCACCATTCGCAGTGTGTTATCAGTTGATGTTTCCCGCTCTTGGCCTATTCACCAGCTTGATGCTAAAAACGCGTTTCTACATGGGAATTTGAACGAAACTGTTTTTATGCATCAACCACCGGGTTTCGTTGATAAACGATATCCAACGTTTGTCTGCAGGTTAAGGAAGTCGTTATATGGCCTCGAACAGGCCCCTCGTGCATGGTACACTCGGTTTGCCACATATATTTTATCGCAGGGTTTTCGAAGCAGTGCTTGTGATAATTCACTTTTTATATATAACATGGGTCCTCAGTCCTCACACAACTTACTTATTACTGTATGTTGATGACATTGTTCTCACGGCTTCGTCAGACTCGTTTTTACAGGAAATTATTCGCACACTCTCACGAGAGTTTGCTATGACAGATTTGGGAAAGTTGCGTCACTTTCCGGGTATTAAGGCCACTCGCAATCTTGGTTTTAAATTGCGTGATGCGCTCCGATGCGTTTAGTCCAAAAATCTGATGCGTGATGCGCGATGCGAGCGCATCACGTATGTGATGCgttctttataaaaaaatagttaaaaattatttatacataaaaacttataaaacataCTTAAAGTAAAACAACTAACGTAATTAGAAGATAAGAGTTGTATTTTTTGGTTCAAATCAAGCATActaagatgttaattatggaaaaAACCGAACACAGTTCATAAAATCTAGAAAAAAAGCATAAGAAAAAATGTTGCGTGCATCAGAGCGCATTATGCGAAATGTGCGCAATACTCTCGCATCACGTAAACGCATCGCATCAGCTGTTGCGATGCGCTCTCAATAGTGCATCGGGCGCCTCGCGCACTATGCGCATTATGCGCGCATTTTTAAACCAAGCTCGCAATTCCCGTGGGCTTTTCTTGGATCAAACCCAATATGCACGGGACATCATTGCTCGGGCTTCTATGTCAGCGTGTAAACCCTGCAGTACACCCGTAGACCTCTCTGCAAAATTGAATGCCACTGATGGGTCTTTATTCTCGGATCCAACTTTATACAGAAGTCTAGCCGGTGCATTACAGTACCTCACATTCACTCGTCCAGATATATCTTATGCCGTGCAGCAGGTATGTTTATTCATGCACGAGCCTCGTGACCTGCATTACGTTTTTCTTAAGCGTATCCTACGGTACTTACAACGGACACTTGATTATGGGATTCGTATTGTTAAGTCTGCCTCTCATTCGCTGGTAGCCTATTCAGATGTAGATTGGGGTGGTTGTCCAGATTCACCAAGATCGATCAGTGGTTACTGTGTTTTTCTTGGTGATAATTTAATTTCTTGGTCTTCAAAACGGCAGCCAACGGTCTCTCGTTCTAGTGCCAAAGTGGAGTATCGTGGAGTTGCCAATGCAGTGGCAGAGGCTACTTGGATTCAAAATTTATTACTTGAGCTACAGATCCCTCTGAGACAGGCTTTGGTTGTGTACTGTGACAATGTGTCGGTCGTCTATTTATCAGATAATCCAATTCAACATCATTGGACTAAACACAGTGAGATTGACATTCACTTCGTGCGGGGGAAGGTTAGAGTTCGTCACATCCGTGTGCTTCATGAACCCTCGTCTCTTCAGTACGCTGGTATATTTACCAAGGGACTCTCCAGGCAGCTATTTCAGTCTTTTGGTTCCAGTTTAAGTGTCTGTCCAGCAACCGCTCAAACTGCGGGGGAGTCTTAGCCGACATACTTTAGGGACTATATTTATATTATAGACATAGTTTACATATATCTGTAATTATGTGATATATCTTCCTAAATTAGTGGTAAGGTTTGCTTTGTATTGTTCCCTATATAAAGGGCTCTTGTGATTGTAATTGATCATCAAAAAATATTTTACCATTGAAATCTTTTATAGACGAGCTCAGGCATggctcgactcgtttacaccGGTCATATGGATGAAAAAAGGCCTAATCATTCAAACCTACCTTCAAAATACTGTGGAACAATTGCAAAATTCATGAAATTGACTTGATATCATATAATTATTTGTAAAATATGTGTCATACCAGTCTTTGCAGGCTTCACATTGTACCATCAAGTCATCAGGGTTATAGGGCATCTCGCATTTGCAATACCTTTAAAAGAGAGAATCATGAAACAATAATTGAAAGTTTCAAAAGCAAAAGTGATTTAACCAATCAACAAAGGTGGATAGTGTAAAACCAATGGTgggcaaaatgggtgggttgggtaaCGGGTTGGTCAAAACAATTCATTTTTGTATGGTTGTGTTGACCTGAAACAATTATTCTgacaaaatttatattttttagtAAATGTTTAGTTTTTCAAATCGACCCATTATAAGCAAACAAGTCGACATTGCCACCCAGTGTTCAAAACTTACACCGCGACACGGTCAGGCGTGAAACCTCCAGTTGCAGCCTTGTACTCAAACCGACAAAAGTAGTCCTCAGGTCCCACACCGTCAAGCTTGGTGTAATTCTTAAACGTATGAACAATGCATTTATCTTCAATCGTATGAGCACTTTGAACATCATAGTGATCTGATAGAAATAATTCTTTTATTCCATGAAACTGTCTCCTTCCTCCGATTGATTCTTCAGGACGATAATACCATCTAGCTCGAACCTTCACATTTCCTTTGACATCAGCCTCAATGCTCTCAACACGAGCCACATACGGGTTTTTCTCATTCTCGGCGGATCTCATCAGCACAGaatccccaacttccaaacaataagaaaaaagaaaattaatatcTTATTTTCTTACTCATATAGAAATGTAACAAACTTAAATCAACCGATTTATGGTGATAGTTAACCTTTTCCGTAAGTCACATATTTCATGAGCCCATTTATAATAAAACAGTCAGCATGATCAAATTTAGTAACCTATATGGATTACCTAAAATCAAAAGTTTGAAAAGTTCGGGGTTTTTATCAATAGAAAATCACAAAAATGGTCATTTTGGCCCAAGTTCTTTTTACATAAAAAGCCATTTTGATCAATCTTTTAAAAACATAACCATTTGACATGATTGGGTGGAGGGTCAAATGGTCACATCTCACATCTGAAGcaaaaataaacatttttatggACATAGGTGTCATAATCTCGATGCACAAGATGGCCGCGCCATTTTCGCTTTTTTAGCCAAAAACAGCACCATTTTCGGTTTAGGACTGACTTGTCATCAGCTGACTAGTTGCTTGGTCGTGCCATTTACGATTTAAAACTCAAAACATAAATGTCGATTTTATAGCCAAAACTGCACCATTTGATATACACAAGTCTTACACTTTCATGTAATCATTCGTAACAGTCAAATGACTATTTAAGTAAAAACATAGTGATACAGTTCCAGGAGAGGCAAATAACCCAGCTGGACCCTTAACCCAAAATCGCCCCAGCCCAGTAACCAGTCAAAGACCCATCCCAGTAAGAGATAGTAGGTAGTTTGAGAAGTGGGCTGATCTAGAAATAGGAAATTCTTATGAATAGAGAGGAGTCGATGTGTATTATTATCAAATTAGGGTTCTTACCTTAAAAATGGAGATCAAGCCTATCTCGAATTTGGCTATTTATGTAATTGTTCTTTCCGTAATCAAAGTTTCGGTTTCCAGATTTTATCACATAGTTCAAAATGACCATTTTTTTGTGCTTGCGCAAATGACCTTATTCAACCTTTAAGCAACCTTAAGTCACCGTAGGTCGtccaaatatataaaattatgaaGAACTAATCAACAGCTTTGCTTCAAAGAATGCTAGAAAGGTCTCACGATTCATTTAACCATGTAAAATAAGTCAATTTATTACTACaataactttgttttgtttatcgTTATAACATTTATCTCCATACTAATGAACTTTGTTTCATATATATAACTTTCTATTTTAGCCTTTTAGGGGCCTATTTTTACTTGCCCTAACTGAACTTTAAACAATTCGCTGCAGACTTCATTTATCATGTTCTAGATTTGACTACAGTTCATCTATTAAAAACAAATCTCACAATCCAACAGCAACACACTGCAATTCACTACTAGCACCACAAAAAAAGATGTAAATGCATGCAAATGTAACAATTTCAGACCCTAACATCTGAcaaaaactagggttttcatgtcaccAACTGCCCTAAAACAGAATCTGAGAAGATAATCGAACCAAAACATACATATTACAACAACTGTAAGAAATTGCAGGTTGAATAAGTGTGTGTATTACCTCTTACAACTTTATTGGTGCCTCTGATGGTGTAAGATTCCAAGTCTCGCTTGCCTGGTCGAGTTTTCGCCATTGGCAACAGAAAAGTGCGATCTTTGAGGTCGAAATGACTGCGATTGCGAGATTTGACGGATTTGAAGCGTTACATTAATGGTGGATTCGAAAATATAGGAGCATTGTGTTGTGTTAGTTGGTGATTCTTCGATCCCTAGCGTTACAATTTCCGTCCACGTGTTTACACCTGATGGCACCCATGTGGTTGTGGATTtgtaaaaagactaaattaccACTGAAACTTTATTTACCATCATATTAGGGGCCATTTGCCAACTTCTGAATAATTAAGTACTGAGCCAATAAGTattgaaccagtaaaaggtctgaGCCATTAACATGTCttaccaattcagattagaggtcttaactatTTAGActctgtataatacttaaccattcagaggcaaatgtctgaactattcagacatctgctcacaaaacaaacagtctaaaccattaagtgttgaaccagtaagaggtctaaaccattaagagcttcATTAAGatgtaaacaaacaacccctattataatttatatattctCTCCAAACTTAAACCTCTTTCCTAATCTTGTAATTAACCACCAAATTAAGAAATTAACCATCAAAAATCATGTTACTAACAAGTACAATAACCGATTAAAGCCAAACAAAATTAACCACcaaaataattttaaaatttgaaattGAAACATGAGTTTTATGATTAACAATCACTGTAGTTGACTTTTTTAGTCAAAATATAATTATAGTCAAACTCAATTAACCACATAAATCATGTTCTTGTTCTATCACCACATACATCAACAAAACACATCAAGTAATCTTAGGTTTAAGGTTCAAACATCCACAAACAGATCAACTAGTCTCAGGCTTGATTATTGTATGTATGACCATCTGatctggtcaaacaaatcaactAATCTTAGGTTCAAACATCTACAAAAATCCTAAATCTTATTGTGCATCTAAAATCCCAACTCCATGATTGTATATGCAGCCTAAATTCTTAATCCATGACAATAACTAACTAATGTACCATGATGATCCTTACTATATGAATATGCATGATGTCTTGTACCATCATCCCAAGACTAATGTGCATGATGTCTTGTACCATCATCCTCACAGTATGAATGTGCAGCCTAGTGTGCATCATCCTAACACTAATGTGCATGATGATCATCCCAACCTTATACATTAATAACAGACAAACACAATACGCACTACATTATCATTCAAGCTTTGGCATACACACACACCTCTTGCAACAAGCTCGATCGATTTCCGAAGTTGTATTACATTTTTCTTGCTTAATACTAGTCGATAGTTTTCACCACCCGAGGTTTTTATGCCGGCGGTCTTCTAGAGATCAAGGGCTTTTCCTCATATAAATCTATGTGTTGATTTACATTTTAAGCCTTGCAATATCTTGATCATCTAAGCACTCTACCTCACATTACAAATTTGGTTACATTATTCTTAAAtcgatttttgaccaaaacaatttagCGCCCACCATGGGGCAAATGGTGCTTCAATCCTAAAGAATTCTCATCAGTTTTCAACCTTTTTTTTTTACCAATACCATAACCATATGGCCTCTCAAGGAAAATTTGCTTCAACCGTTATTCCATCATCAACTTTGTCCCAAAGCTCCATGCCATTGCCTCCTATTCCCCCACCGTTCCAGAAGAGCAATGATGCTGAAGCCAACTGCTGTTTTTCAAGGATCTAAATCCACTACTACTTCCTTCTCAATAAATACTGACAATGATGTTTCTGTTTTGTATTCGTAGATTAAGAGCTACATGGAGCAGCAGAACAAGACCAATCAAAAGATCCTTCATGAAATTGAAGACATTAAGAAACAAAAGAAACCGGTGGAGGATCAATCTCCTCTGATGCCCAGGATGCTAGATTTCACTGCCCCATGATCAACAATTAAGCCATTTAAAGGATCCTTGTTTCAACCGCAAGGATCCTTTATCCTTCAACAAGGGTCCATGAGGTGtctcagcctcaaggatcctctatGCGTCAGATGtgcgtaaaatacaacatataaattatatcaaatacggcGTAAAATCAACTATTTTTCGGCACTAATTTGGAAAAAGCAtgtttctttgttcctttttTAATTTACAGTGTCAAAAGATCTTAAACGAACAAAAAAGTCAAATTAATAGCAACATCAATACAAAGAAGAAGGATTAACACAACTCGCCAAGCCCCCATCAACATCCAAACCAACAAAAATAACAAGAACAGAAGCTctggcacggggtcgtgcctaccAGGCATGGGGCGTGCCCAGTCAAGATTCCTCGTAGAAGAAAAGACAACAGCAAAAGACAAACTAACACGGGGTCGTGCTAATTCAACACGGGgcatggtcaactctaagattcatAGAATCTGAAATAGTTTAACAAGTACAATTGCCACGGGCCATaccgttgacacacggggccgtaTTAGTACAAGACCTAGCACTGCAGTTAATCAGGAAGAGAGAGAAGGAAGGCCACATGGCCGTGCCAGGTGGGCATGGGGCCGTGTGAACTATCTgacttcagctataaataggggtgcttggtttcattccaacccATCCCTTGGTAAACCACTTAtctcacacctgccaccactacaacaccaacacccaccaccatcatccatcttttaGAGTGTGTATTAGTCTCGATatccaagatcgatcgtaagagttcttgtcaaacaaaggccatgcttggctaaactattacatcacttggtgaagacaaatcttttatttattactttttgatttccaatctttggctcctttttatttgggtatgcattaatgactttaataactagttttctatattgaaggtgaattttacttaattattcttcatgttttgttgattcactcactCGTGTCTTTACGGTatatataaagcacgttaactgcctagaagggggttagaagggtggttgggtaaattcttgtctcgttcagtgtatagatcctacgagAACCTAGttcaagcttagtaggacttcACGAGAGGTGGGTCTTAACCGCTTCGGGAGAAGTAAGAAccgcttgaatcccttatctgtaaactactattaaaacattaaaccgaccttgcgggactgtatcatTGCTGACCCGGACCAATAGGTTGAAGGTAACATTGCCTGGAAGGGGGTCTACAactttcgcattaataacttatttaattatctttcaataatctgaccttgcgggactgtatccttgctgactcagaccaataggttgagggtaacgcttcctggaagggggcctactactataacttaaagataatctcttaaaatgcccaaagtgcggaaatcattaaaggatacataaaagaggagttggaaccaagtgattccttgttgtctatttgtttttccttacattttatttttatttttttattttatctttttaaaactttcaaaacttttattcaaaatttggttagattagacgttaagaataagccggtactaaaagctcttgtgtccttggacgacctcagtatcttgcCATTATTATACTACGttcgcgatgggtgcacttgccctaacatgtgtagagtgatagtattatatcgtgttttataaatttaaaacttgattcaTGAGTAAATGTgcttaaaatatatctaaaaatcaT of Helianthus annuus cultivar XRQ/B chromosome 1, HanXRQr2.0-SUNRISE, whole genome shotgun sequence contains these proteins:
- the LOC110865049 gene encoding chromatin remodeling protein EBS isoform X2 — protein: MAKTRPGKRDLESYTIRGTNKVVRVGDSVLMRSAENEKNPYVARVESIEADVKGNVKVRARWYYRPEESIGGRRQFHGIKELFLSDHYDVQSAHTIEDKCIVHTFKNYTKLDGVGPEDYFCRFEYKAATGGFTPDRVAVYCKCEMPYNPDDLMVQCEACKDWYHPACLNMTVEQTKQLDSFTCDECSSLDRKRPPSRTSASGLPNGKVNLKQAEHKRQKK
- the LOC110865049 gene encoding chromatin remodeling protein EBS isoform X1; this encodes MAKTRPGKRDLESYTIRGTNKVVRVGDSVLMRSAENEKNPYVARVESIEADVKGNVKVRARWYYRPEESIGGRRQFHGIKELFLSDHYDVQSAHTIEDKCIVHTFKNYTKLDGVGPEDYFCRFEYKAATGGFTPDRVAVYCKCEMPYNPDDLMVQCEACKDWRNTSAKRSDLTGTRLYHVLWELYSGDNLVVLTISDEKSVSRSLVCIKCLDSLTGDLRFLLFQIRWFLCQAFLIIMFADHTVPSLRFCSLC